From one Cyprinus carpio isolate SPL01 chromosome B3, ASM1834038v1, whole genome shotgun sequence genomic stretch:
- the LOC109076702 gene encoding nuclear body protein SP140-like protein isoform X1, whose product MEGESDIEITSDSESESEWHPGSSTGSDSLSENDSAEAKQGKKRKLKKRKCNQKGPSSLCTPNKRQAEDSTQYLKQKFGNKSELPVTCGDKDGILHVEKYNDMEKCILSEDQWFKPNEFERFGGKGRNKKWKTSIFCDNIPLQKLTEAGLLSSFKKSRIQNKQVDSPNSSPVADRLRKRKCQRERFTSSSKSDSRSSDDNGDIVDEDDKDIIDMTMFEVQILPVTCGSGSGILYKNRFATGRCGRCIRTKDFWLTPEDFIRLNKPDGMWRKDILSNGIPLGKLIMKRVLELHMITCDCKICEDLNQDLQNDDMCYMCDSEEDLVCCDECPRAFHSLCHLPAVQEDSPGSQWSCTFCVMKNMEGSNQKTLQDVLSSPVSQYTLHCQYLLLHLLHESKTDVPEFSENICGLDRMKLKLENNDYQTLQEFVTDIELIFNNCCTSSEGSDMSRMTSRLKEVFKRECETIFKLL is encoded by the exons ATGGAAGGAGAGTCGGACATAGAGATTACGTCTGACTCAGAATCTGAATCAGAATGGCATCCTGGGAGCAGCACAGGATCTGACAGTCTGAGTGAGAATGACAGCGCAGAAGCAAAACAAGGGAAAAAACGGAAACTGAAAAAACGTAAATGTAACCAGAAAGGGCCATCATCTCTCTGTACACCCAACAAGAGACAAGCCGAAG ACTCCACAcagtatttgaaacaaaaatttgGAAACAAATCTGAACTTCCTGTCACATGTGGAGATAAAGACGGCATCCTGCATGTGGAGAAATATAATGACA TGGAGAAGTGCATCTTAAGTGAAGACCAGTGGTTCAAGCCCAACGAATTTGAGAGGTTTGGAGGAAAAGGGAGAAACAAAAAATGGAAGACCAGCATCTTTTGTGATAATATTCCACTCCAGAAACTCACAGAG GCTGGACTTCTGTCATCCTTTAAGAAAAGCCGGATTCAGAATAAACAG GTTGATTCTCCTAACTCCTCACCTGTTGCTGATAGACTCAGAAAAAGAAAG TGTCAGAGAGAGCGGTTCACCTCCTCCTCCA AATCAGACAGCAGGAGCAGTGATGACAATGGTGACATTGTTGATGAGGATGATAAAGATATCATTGACATGACCATGTTTGAAGTTCAAATTCTACCTGTCACCTGTGGTTCTGGCTCTGGCATCCTATACAAAAATCGCTTTGCCACAG GGCGTTGTGGGAGATGCATAAGAACAAAAGACTTCTGGCTGACACCTGAGGATTTTATCAGACTAAACAAGCCAGATGGAATGTGGAGAAAAGACATTTTATCCAATGGGATACCTCTGGGGAAACTTATAATG AAAAGAGTTTTGGAACTGCATATGATAACCTGCGATTGTAAGATCTGTGAGGACCTGAATCAGGACCTA CAGAATGATGAcatgtgttacatgtgtgactcTGAGGAAGATCTTGTGTGTTGTGACGAGTGTCCACGAGCTTTTCATTCACTCTGTCACCTACCAGCTGTACAGGAAGACTCAcctgg AAGCCAGTGGAGCTGCACATTTTGTGTGATGAAGAATATGGAAGGTTCCAATCAAAAGACCCTCCAGGATGTTTTGAGCAGtccagtctctcagtacacactG CACTGCCAGTACCTGCTGTTACACCTGCTACATGAGAGCAAGACCGAT GTTCCAGAATTCAGTGAGAACATTTGTGGTCTGGACAGAATGAAGCTGAAGTTGGAGAATAATGATTATCAAACATTACAGGAGTTTGTCACAGATATTGAACTGATTTTCAACAACTGTTGCACTTCCAGTGAA GGCAGTGACATGAGTAGAATGACCTCAAGGCTGAAGGAAGTATTCAAGAGGGAGTGTGAAACCATCTTTAAGCTCCTATAA
- the LOC109076702 gene encoding nuclear body protein SP140-like protein isoform X3: MEGESDIEITSDSESESEWHPGSSTGSDSLSENDSAEAKQGKKRKLKKRKCNQKGPSSLCTPNKRQAEDSTQYLKQKFGNKSELPVTCGDKDGILHVEKYNDMEKCILSEDQWFKPNEFERFGGKGRNKKWKTSIFCDNIPLQKLTEAGLLSSFKKSRIQNKQVDSPNSSPVADRLRKRKCQRERFTSSSKSDSRSSDDNGDIVDEDDKDIIDMTMFEVQILPVTCGSGSGILYKNRFATGRCGRCIRTKDFWLTPEDFIRLNKPDGMWRKDILSNGIPLGKLIMKRVLELHMITCDCKICEDLNQDLQNDDMCYMCDSEEDLVCCDECPRAFHSLCHLPAVQEDSPGQWSCTFCVMKNMEGSNQKTLQDVLSSPVSQYTLHCQYLLLHLLHESKTDVPEFSENICGLDRMKLKLENNDYQTLQEFVTDIELIFNNCCTSSEGSDMSRMTSRLKEVFKRECETIFKLL; the protein is encoded by the exons ATGGAAGGAGAGTCGGACATAGAGATTACGTCTGACTCAGAATCTGAATCAGAATGGCATCCTGGGAGCAGCACAGGATCTGACAGTCTGAGTGAGAATGACAGCGCAGAAGCAAAACAAGGGAAAAAACGGAAACTGAAAAAACGTAAATGTAACCAGAAAGGGCCATCATCTCTCTGTACACCCAACAAGAGACAAGCCGAAG ACTCCACAcagtatttgaaacaaaaatttgGAAACAAATCTGAACTTCCTGTCACATGTGGAGATAAAGACGGCATCCTGCATGTGGAGAAATATAATGACA TGGAGAAGTGCATCTTAAGTGAAGACCAGTGGTTCAAGCCCAACGAATTTGAGAGGTTTGGAGGAAAAGGGAGAAACAAAAAATGGAAGACCAGCATCTTTTGTGATAATATTCCACTCCAGAAACTCACAGAG GCTGGACTTCTGTCATCCTTTAAGAAAAGCCGGATTCAGAATAAACAG GTTGATTCTCCTAACTCCTCACCTGTTGCTGATAGACTCAGAAAAAGAAAG TGTCAGAGAGAGCGGTTCACCTCCTCCTCCA AATCAGACAGCAGGAGCAGTGATGACAATGGTGACATTGTTGATGAGGATGATAAAGATATCATTGACATGACCATGTTTGAAGTTCAAATTCTACCTGTCACCTGTGGTTCTGGCTCTGGCATCCTATACAAAAATCGCTTTGCCACAG GGCGTTGTGGGAGATGCATAAGAACAAAAGACTTCTGGCTGACACCTGAGGATTTTATCAGACTAAACAAGCCAGATGGAATGTGGAGAAAAGACATTTTATCCAATGGGATACCTCTGGGGAAACTTATAATG AAAAGAGTTTTGGAACTGCATATGATAACCTGCGATTGTAAGATCTGTGAGGACCTGAATCAGGACCTA CAGAATGATGAcatgtgttacatgtgtgactcTGAGGAAGATCTTGTGTGTTGTGACGAGTGTCCACGAGCTTTTCATTCACTCTGTCACCTACCAGCTGTACAGGAAGACTCAcctgg CCAGTGGAGCTGCACATTTTGTGTGATGAAGAATATGGAAGGTTCCAATCAAAAGACCCTCCAGGATGTTTTGAGCAGtccagtctctcagtacacactG CACTGCCAGTACCTGCTGTTACACCTGCTACATGAGAGCAAGACCGAT GTTCCAGAATTCAGTGAGAACATTTGTGGTCTGGACAGAATGAAGCTGAAGTTGGAGAATAATGATTATCAAACATTACAGGAGTTTGTCACAGATATTGAACTGATTTTCAACAACTGTTGCACTTCCAGTGAA GGCAGTGACATGAGTAGAATGACCTCAAGGCTGAAGGAAGTATTCAAGAGGGAGTGTGAAACCATCTTTAAGCTCCTATAA
- the LOC109076702 gene encoding nuclear body protein SP140-like protein isoform X2, which produces MEGESDIEITSDSESESEWHPGSSTGSDSLSENDSAEAKQGKKRKLKKRKCNQKGPSSLCTPNKRQAEDSTQYLKQKFGNKSELPVTCGDKDGILHVEKYNDMEKCILSEDQWFKPNEFERFGGKGRNKKWKTSIFCDNIPLQKLTEAGLLSSFKKSRIQNKQVDSPNSSPVADRLRKRKCQRERFTSSSKSDSRSSDDNGDIVDEDDKDIIDMTMFEVQILPVTCGSGSGILYKNRFATGRCGRCIRTKDFWLTPEDFIRLNKPDGMWRKDILSNGIPLGKLIMKRVLELHMITCDCKICEDLNQDLNDDMCYMCDSEEDLVCCDECPRAFHSLCHLPAVQEDSPGSQWSCTFCVMKNMEGSNQKTLQDVLSSPVSQYTLHCQYLLLHLLHESKTDVPEFSENICGLDRMKLKLENNDYQTLQEFVTDIELIFNNCCTSSEGSDMSRMTSRLKEVFKRECETIFKLL; this is translated from the exons ATGGAAGGAGAGTCGGACATAGAGATTACGTCTGACTCAGAATCTGAATCAGAATGGCATCCTGGGAGCAGCACAGGATCTGACAGTCTGAGTGAGAATGACAGCGCAGAAGCAAAACAAGGGAAAAAACGGAAACTGAAAAAACGTAAATGTAACCAGAAAGGGCCATCATCTCTCTGTACACCCAACAAGAGACAAGCCGAAG ACTCCACAcagtatttgaaacaaaaatttgGAAACAAATCTGAACTTCCTGTCACATGTGGAGATAAAGACGGCATCCTGCATGTGGAGAAATATAATGACA TGGAGAAGTGCATCTTAAGTGAAGACCAGTGGTTCAAGCCCAACGAATTTGAGAGGTTTGGAGGAAAAGGGAGAAACAAAAAATGGAAGACCAGCATCTTTTGTGATAATATTCCACTCCAGAAACTCACAGAG GCTGGACTTCTGTCATCCTTTAAGAAAAGCCGGATTCAGAATAAACAG GTTGATTCTCCTAACTCCTCACCTGTTGCTGATAGACTCAGAAAAAGAAAG TGTCAGAGAGAGCGGTTCACCTCCTCCTCCA AATCAGACAGCAGGAGCAGTGATGACAATGGTGACATTGTTGATGAGGATGATAAAGATATCATTGACATGACCATGTTTGAAGTTCAAATTCTACCTGTCACCTGTGGTTCTGGCTCTGGCATCCTATACAAAAATCGCTTTGCCACAG GGCGTTGTGGGAGATGCATAAGAACAAAAGACTTCTGGCTGACACCTGAGGATTTTATCAGACTAAACAAGCCAGATGGAATGTGGAGAAAAGACATTTTATCCAATGGGATACCTCTGGGGAAACTTATAATG AAAAGAGTTTTGGAACTGCATATGATAACCTGCGATTGTAAGATCTGTGAGGACCTGAATCAGGACCTA AATGATGAcatgtgttacatgtgtgactcTGAGGAAGATCTTGTGTGTTGTGACGAGTGTCCACGAGCTTTTCATTCACTCTGTCACCTACCAGCTGTACAGGAAGACTCAcctgg AAGCCAGTGGAGCTGCACATTTTGTGTGATGAAGAATATGGAAGGTTCCAATCAAAAGACCCTCCAGGATGTTTTGAGCAGtccagtctctcagtacacactG CACTGCCAGTACCTGCTGTTACACCTGCTACATGAGAGCAAGACCGAT GTTCCAGAATTCAGTGAGAACATTTGTGGTCTGGACAGAATGAAGCTGAAGTTGGAGAATAATGATTATCAAACATTACAGGAGTTTGTCACAGATATTGAACTGATTTTCAACAACTGTTGCACTTCCAGTGAA GGCAGTGACATGAGTAGAATGACCTCAAGGCTGAAGGAAGTATTCAAGAGGGAGTGTGAAACCATCTTTAAGCTCCTATAA
- the LOC109065995 gene encoding nuclear body protein SP140-like protein isoform X1 has protein sequence MKKQSCKKRQQTGSSSHSKKKKQVKKQNCPKSSSGRKNTQNKYQLPVTCGYKEGVLYLKKYYDKQKCIFSEEQWFKPTEFERFGMKEKNKKWRTSILCSGIPLQKLIEDGFLSAPTFKKSRVQDAKKKKSHEGLKKQESHEEIEDNKDDDDEEDDDEAIDMSVFEGPVLPVTCGSDSGILHKYRFSTGRCRRCIRTENHWLTPEDFTKLSKPDGTWKKDIVSHGMPLGKLIKKRVLEPHAVNCDCAICKEPDQNQLNDDVCFVCNSDGELVCCDECPRAFHSRCHLPAPGGDSPGSQWSCTFCVMKNMESSSQKTQQDVLSSPVSQYTLHCQYLLLHLLRESMTDLYPNVPGYSENICGPMMLGRVKMNLANNDYHTVREFITAIEYVFHHCTTNRDNDFSRMTFRLKELFEMVFKPL, from the exons ATGAAGAAACAAAGCTGTAAGAAGAGACAGCAGACGGGGTCTTCCTCCCATTCTAAGAAGAAGAAACAAGTCAAGAAACAAAACTGCCCCA AATCATCTTCAGGAcgaaaaaacactcagaacaaaTATCAACTTCCTGTTACATGTGGCTATAAAGAGGGTGTCctgtatttgaaaaaatattatgatA AGCAGAAGTGCATCTTCAGTGAGGAACAGTGGTTCAAGCCCACTGAGTTTGAGAGGTTTGGTATGAAGGAGAAGAACAAAAAGTGGAGGACCAGCATCCTTTGCAGTGGGATCCCACTCCAGAAACTCATAGAG gATGGATTTCTTTCAGCTCCAACCTTTAAAAAAAGCAGGGTTCAGGATGCAAAG aagaaaaaaagccaCGAGGGTTTGAAAAAACAAG aATCACATGAAGAGATCGAAGACAATAAAGAcgatgatgatgaggaagatgatgatgaggcTATTGACATGAGCGTGTTTGAAGGTCCAGTCCTGCCTGTTACCTGTGGTTCTGATTCTGGCATTCTACACAAATATCGATTTTCCACAG GGCGTTGTAGGAGATGCATAAGAACAGAGAACCACTGGCTGACGCCTGAGGATTTCACCAAATTGAGCAAACCAGATGGAACATGGAAGAAAGACATTGTGTCCCATGGAATGCCTCTTGGGAAGCTTATAAAG AAAAGAGTTTTGGAACCACATGCAGTCAACTGTGATTGTGCGATCTGCAAAGAACCGGATCAGAACCAA CTGAATGATGACGTGTGTTTCGTGTGTAACTCTGACGGAGAGCTTGTGTGTTGTGACGAGTGTCCACGAGCTTTTCATTCACGCTGTCACCTACCAGCTCCAGGCGGAGACTCAcctgg AAGCCAGTGGAGCTGCACATTTTGTGTGATGAAGAATATGGAAAGTTCTAGCCAAAAGACCCAACAGGATGTTTTGAGCAGtccagtctctcagtacacactG CACTGCCAGTACCTGCTGTTACACCTGCTACGTGAGAGCATGACTGACCTGTATCCCAAT GTTCCAGGATACAGTGAGAACATCTGTGGTCCCATGATGCTGGGCAGAGTGAAAATGAACTTGGCGAATAATGACTATCACACAGTGCGAGAGTTTATCACGGCTATTGAATATGTTTTCCACCACTGCACCACCAACAGG GATAATGACTTCAGTAGAATGACCTTTAGGCTCAAGGAACTGTTTGAAATGGTCTTTAAGCCCCTGTAA
- the LOC109065995 gene encoding nuclear body protein SP140-like protein isoform X3 produces the protein MIVEQKCIFSEEQWFKPTEFERFGMKEKNKKWRTSILCSGIPLQKLIEDGFLSAPTFKKSRVQDAKKKKSHEGLKKQESHEEIEDNKDDDDEEDDDEAIDMSVFEGPVLPVTCGSDSGILHKYRFSTGRCRRCIRTENHWLTPEDFTKLSKPDGTWKKDIVSHGMPLGKLIKKRVLEPHAVNCDCAICKEPDQNQLNDDVCFVCNSDGELVCCDECPRAFHSRCHLPAPGGDSPGSQWSCTFCVMKNMESSSQKTQQDVLSSPVSQYTLHCQYLLLHLLRESMTDLYPNVPGYSENICGPMMLGRVKMNLANNDYHTVREFITAIEYVFHHCTTNRDNDFSRMTFRLKELFEMVFKPL, from the exons atgatAGTAG AGCAGAAGTGCATCTTCAGTGAGGAACAGTGGTTCAAGCCCACTGAGTTTGAGAGGTTTGGTATGAAGGAGAAGAACAAAAAGTGGAGGACCAGCATCCTTTGCAGTGGGATCCCACTCCAGAAACTCATAGAG gATGGATTTCTTTCAGCTCCAACCTTTAAAAAAAGCAGGGTTCAGGATGCAAAG aagaaaaaaagccaCGAGGGTTTGAAAAAACAAG aATCACATGAAGAGATCGAAGACAATAAAGAcgatgatgatgaggaagatgatgatgaggcTATTGACATGAGCGTGTTTGAAGGTCCAGTCCTGCCTGTTACCTGTGGTTCTGATTCTGGCATTCTACACAAATATCGATTTTCCACAG GGCGTTGTAGGAGATGCATAAGAACAGAGAACCACTGGCTGACGCCTGAGGATTTCACCAAATTGAGCAAACCAGATGGAACATGGAAGAAAGACATTGTGTCCCATGGAATGCCTCTTGGGAAGCTTATAAAG AAAAGAGTTTTGGAACCACATGCAGTCAACTGTGATTGTGCGATCTGCAAAGAACCGGATCAGAACCAA CTGAATGATGACGTGTGTTTCGTGTGTAACTCTGACGGAGAGCTTGTGTGTTGTGACGAGTGTCCACGAGCTTTTCATTCACGCTGTCACCTACCAGCTCCAGGCGGAGACTCAcctgg AAGCCAGTGGAGCTGCACATTTTGTGTGATGAAGAATATGGAAAGTTCTAGCCAAAAGACCCAACAGGATGTTTTGAGCAGtccagtctctcagtacacactG CACTGCCAGTACCTGCTGTTACACCTGCTACGTGAGAGCATGACTGACCTGTATCCCAAT GTTCCAGGATACAGTGAGAACATCTGTGGTCCCATGATGCTGGGCAGAGTGAAAATGAACTTGGCGAATAATGACTATCACACAGTGCGAGAGTTTATCACGGCTATTGAATATGTTTTCCACCACTGCACCACCAACAGG GATAATGACTTCAGTAGAATGACCTTTAGGCTCAAGGAACTGTTTGAAATGGTCTTTAAGCCCCTGTAA
- the LOC109076702 gene encoding nuclear body protein SP140-like protein isoform X4: MEGESDIEITSDSESESEWHPGSSTGSDSLSENDSAEAKQGKKRKLKKRKCNQKGPSSLCTPNKRQAEDSTQYLKQKFGNKSELPVTCGDKDGILHVEKYNDMEKCILSEDQWFKPNEFERFGGKGRNKKWKTSIFCDNIPLQKLTEAGLLSSFKKSRIQNKQVDSPNSSPVADRLRKRKCQRERFTSSSKSDSRSSDDNGDIVDEDDKDIIDMTMFEVQILPVTCGSGSGILYKNRFATGRCGRCIRTKDFWLTPEDFIRLNKPDGMWRKDILSNGIPLGKLIMKRVLELHMITCDCKICEDLNQDLNDDMCYMCDSEEDLVCCDECPRAFHSLCHLPAVQEDSPGQWSCTFCVMKNMEGSNQKTLQDVLSSPVSQYTLHCQYLLLHLLHESKTDVPEFSENICGLDRMKLKLENNDYQTLQEFVTDIELIFNNCCTSSEGSDMSRMTSRLKEVFKRECETIFKLL, translated from the exons ATGGAAGGAGAGTCGGACATAGAGATTACGTCTGACTCAGAATCTGAATCAGAATGGCATCCTGGGAGCAGCACAGGATCTGACAGTCTGAGTGAGAATGACAGCGCAGAAGCAAAACAAGGGAAAAAACGGAAACTGAAAAAACGTAAATGTAACCAGAAAGGGCCATCATCTCTCTGTACACCCAACAAGAGACAAGCCGAAG ACTCCACAcagtatttgaaacaaaaatttgGAAACAAATCTGAACTTCCTGTCACATGTGGAGATAAAGACGGCATCCTGCATGTGGAGAAATATAATGACA TGGAGAAGTGCATCTTAAGTGAAGACCAGTGGTTCAAGCCCAACGAATTTGAGAGGTTTGGAGGAAAAGGGAGAAACAAAAAATGGAAGACCAGCATCTTTTGTGATAATATTCCACTCCAGAAACTCACAGAG GCTGGACTTCTGTCATCCTTTAAGAAAAGCCGGATTCAGAATAAACAG GTTGATTCTCCTAACTCCTCACCTGTTGCTGATAGACTCAGAAAAAGAAAG TGTCAGAGAGAGCGGTTCACCTCCTCCTCCA AATCAGACAGCAGGAGCAGTGATGACAATGGTGACATTGTTGATGAGGATGATAAAGATATCATTGACATGACCATGTTTGAAGTTCAAATTCTACCTGTCACCTGTGGTTCTGGCTCTGGCATCCTATACAAAAATCGCTTTGCCACAG GGCGTTGTGGGAGATGCATAAGAACAAAAGACTTCTGGCTGACACCTGAGGATTTTATCAGACTAAACAAGCCAGATGGAATGTGGAGAAAAGACATTTTATCCAATGGGATACCTCTGGGGAAACTTATAATG AAAAGAGTTTTGGAACTGCATATGATAACCTGCGATTGTAAGATCTGTGAGGACCTGAATCAGGACCTA AATGATGAcatgtgttacatgtgtgactcTGAGGAAGATCTTGTGTGTTGTGACGAGTGTCCACGAGCTTTTCATTCACTCTGTCACCTACCAGCTGTACAGGAAGACTCAcctgg CCAGTGGAGCTGCACATTTTGTGTGATGAAGAATATGGAAGGTTCCAATCAAAAGACCCTCCAGGATGTTTTGAGCAGtccagtctctcagtacacactG CACTGCCAGTACCTGCTGTTACACCTGCTACATGAGAGCAAGACCGAT GTTCCAGAATTCAGTGAGAACATTTGTGGTCTGGACAGAATGAAGCTGAAGTTGGAGAATAATGATTATCAAACATTACAGGAGTTTGTCACAGATATTGAACTGATTTTCAACAACTGTTGCACTTCCAGTGAA GGCAGTGACATGAGTAGAATGACCTCAAGGCTGAAGGAAGTATTCAAGAGGGAGTGTGAAACCATCTTTAAGCTCCTATAA
- the LOC109065995 gene encoding nuclear body protein SP140-like protein isoform X2, protein MKKQSCKKRQQTGSSSHSKKKKQVKKQNCPKSSSGRKNTQNKYQLPVTCGYKEGVLYLKKYYDKQKCIFSEEQWFKPTEFERFGMKEKNKKWRTSILCSGIPLQKLIEDGFLSAPTFKKSRVQDAKKKKSHEGLKKQESHEEIEDNKDDDDEEDDDEAIDMSVFEGPVLPVTCGSDSGILHKYRFSTGRCRRCIRTENHWLTPEDFTKLSKPDGTWKKDIVSHGMPLGKLIKKRVLEPHAVNCDCAICKEPDQNQLNDDVCFVCNSDGELVCCDECPRAFHSRCHLPAPGGDSPGQWSCTFCVMKNMESSSQKTQQDVLSSPVSQYTLHCQYLLLHLLRESMTDLYPNVPGYSENICGPMMLGRVKMNLANNDYHTVREFITAIEYVFHHCTTNRDNDFSRMTFRLKELFEMVFKPL, encoded by the exons ATGAAGAAACAAAGCTGTAAGAAGAGACAGCAGACGGGGTCTTCCTCCCATTCTAAGAAGAAGAAACAAGTCAAGAAACAAAACTGCCCCA AATCATCTTCAGGAcgaaaaaacactcagaacaaaTATCAACTTCCTGTTACATGTGGCTATAAAGAGGGTGTCctgtatttgaaaaaatattatgatA AGCAGAAGTGCATCTTCAGTGAGGAACAGTGGTTCAAGCCCACTGAGTTTGAGAGGTTTGGTATGAAGGAGAAGAACAAAAAGTGGAGGACCAGCATCCTTTGCAGTGGGATCCCACTCCAGAAACTCATAGAG gATGGATTTCTTTCAGCTCCAACCTTTAAAAAAAGCAGGGTTCAGGATGCAAAG aagaaaaaaagccaCGAGGGTTTGAAAAAACAAG aATCACATGAAGAGATCGAAGACAATAAAGAcgatgatgatgaggaagatgatgatgaggcTATTGACATGAGCGTGTTTGAAGGTCCAGTCCTGCCTGTTACCTGTGGTTCTGATTCTGGCATTCTACACAAATATCGATTTTCCACAG GGCGTTGTAGGAGATGCATAAGAACAGAGAACCACTGGCTGACGCCTGAGGATTTCACCAAATTGAGCAAACCAGATGGAACATGGAAGAAAGACATTGTGTCCCATGGAATGCCTCTTGGGAAGCTTATAAAG AAAAGAGTTTTGGAACCACATGCAGTCAACTGTGATTGTGCGATCTGCAAAGAACCGGATCAGAACCAA CTGAATGATGACGTGTGTTTCGTGTGTAACTCTGACGGAGAGCTTGTGTGTTGTGACGAGTGTCCACGAGCTTTTCATTCACGCTGTCACCTACCAGCTCCAGGCGGAGACTCAcctgg CCAGTGGAGCTGCACATTTTGTGTGATGAAGAATATGGAAAGTTCTAGCCAAAAGACCCAACAGGATGTTTTGAGCAGtccagtctctcagtacacactG CACTGCCAGTACCTGCTGTTACACCTGCTACGTGAGAGCATGACTGACCTGTATCCCAAT GTTCCAGGATACAGTGAGAACATCTGTGGTCCCATGATGCTGGGCAGAGTGAAAATGAACTTGGCGAATAATGACTATCACACAGTGCGAGAGTTTATCACGGCTATTGAATATGTTTTCCACCACTGCACCACCAACAGG GATAATGACTTCAGTAGAATGACCTTTAGGCTCAAGGAACTGTTTGAAATGGTCTTTAAGCCCCTGTAA